One Curtobacterium sp. MCLR17_007 DNA window includes the following coding sequences:
- the ftsY gene encoding signal recognition particle-docking protein FtsY translates to MASSWSLSSRLRGLFQRKTIDETTWDDLETALIGADFGPDISEEIIEDLHARVDRYGTTDPADLQRMLREVLEERLSKLDTTLKLSARPAVVLVVGVNGVGKTTTIGKFAKFLKTYDRTVLVGAADTFRAAAVEQVATWAQRAGVDVVRPSQPGQDPASVAYQTVEQAMRDGIEIVVIDTAGRLHTKAGLMDELGKIKRVIEKQTEIAEVLLVLDATTGQNGLAQAQAFIEGAGVTGLVITKLDGSAKAGFVLSVQEKTGIPIKLIGQGEGINDLTGFTPHVFVQNLVG, encoded by the coding sequence ATGGCGAGTTCCTGGTCACTGTCCTCCCGGCTGCGCGGGCTCTTCCAGCGGAAGACCATCGACGAGACCACCTGGGACGACCTCGAGACGGCGCTCATCGGTGCGGACTTCGGGCCGGACATCTCCGAGGAGATCATCGAGGACCTGCACGCCCGCGTCGACCGGTACGGCACCACCGACCCCGCCGACCTGCAGCGGATGCTCCGCGAGGTGCTCGAGGAGCGGCTCTCGAAGCTCGACACCACCCTGAAGCTCAGCGCCCGGCCCGCGGTCGTGCTCGTGGTCGGGGTCAACGGCGTGGGCAAGACGACCACGATCGGCAAGTTCGCGAAGTTCCTCAAGACGTACGACCGCACCGTGCTCGTCGGTGCCGCGGACACGTTCCGGGCGGCGGCGGTCGAGCAGGTCGCGACCTGGGCCCAGCGCGCCGGTGTCGACGTCGTCCGGCCCTCGCAGCCAGGGCAGGACCCGGCCTCGGTCGCCTACCAGACGGTCGAACAGGCCATGCGCGACGGCATCGAGATCGTGGTCATCGACACCGCCGGCCGCCTGCACACCAAGGCGGGGCTGATGGACGAGCTCGGCAAGATCAAGCGCGTCATCGAGAAGCAGACCGAGATCGCCGAGGTCCTGCTGGTCCTCGATGCGACAACCGGACAGAACGGGCTCGCCCAGGCCCAGGCGTTCATCGAGGGTGCCGGGGTGACGGGGCTGGTCATCACCAAGCTCGACGGGTCGGCCAAGGCCGGGTTCGTGCTCAGCGTGCAGGAGAAGACCGGCATCCCGATCAAGCTCATCGGCCAGGGCGAGGGCATCAACGACCTGACCGGCTTCACGCCGCACGTGTTCGTGCAGAACCTCGTGGGCTGA